From the Nodularia sp. NIES-3585 genome, one window contains:
- a CDS encoding GNAT family N-acetyltransferase, giving the protein MLTEQQITIRKAIPPEDALIAQHFYQMWQDIGVPDAAMNSNWLDITLEFIAQARHQLFYQAFVAEVDDAIVGSASCQLFSGLYPNVMTAEYRKFGYIWGVYVEPVYRRQGIAKKLTNSAIAYLKAIGCTRVVLNASPLGKPVYSSLGFLESNAMQLDLVERQS; this is encoded by the coding sequence ATGCTGACAGAACAACAAATCACTATTAGAAAAGCAATTCCCCCAGAAGATGCACTGATTGCACAGCACTTTTACCAAATGTGGCAAGATATTGGCGTTCCTGATGCAGCGATGAATTCTAACTGGCTAGATATTACTCTTGAGTTTATCGCCCAAGCTCGTCACCAGTTATTTTATCAAGCTTTTGTGGCAGAAGTAGACGATGCAATAGTGGGTTCTGCAAGTTGTCAATTATTTTCAGGTTTGTACCCGAATGTCATGACAGCCGAGTACCGAAAATTTGGATACATCTGGGGCGTTTATGTTGAACCAGTTTATCGCAGACAAGGTATTGCTAAGAAATTAACCAATAGTGCGATCGCGTATTTAAAAGCAATTGGTTGTACGCGAGTCGTTCTGAATGCTTCGCCATTAGGTAAACCAGTCTACTCCAGTCTGGGTTTTTTAGAAAGTAATGCCATGCAACTTGATTTAGTGGAAAGACAATCATGA
- a CDS encoding ATP-dependent DNA helicase RecQ: protein MNPPVATSWQAVRNAFQQIWGYDDFRPPQGEIVSSLLAKKDALIIMPTGGGKSICFQLPALLQTGLTLVVSPLVALMENQVQELLQQKQKAALLHSELPTYQRRATLQALERQQLRLLYLSPETLLSVPVWEKLCHPNLQINGLILDEAHCLVQWGDTFRPAYRRLGAVRPALLKTKPPGTKISIAAFTATADPAAQKTIQTVLQLQQPEIFRLNPYRPNLHLTVRIAWTPRSRKQQLLKFIQNRPKQSGLIYVRTRKDSENLAAWLAEMGYNTASYHAGLGAAERRNVEAQWLSGKIPFVICTCAFGMGINKSDVRFVVHFQAPYLISEYVQEIGRAGRDGKPAEALTLISEPTGWLDPEDKQRQEFFDQQMRSQQQTAQQLVKKLPKQGEVNAVTREFRDAAIALALLHSSGQLKWVDPFHYTIESGVRNQPITQSQPAKQMQQYLHTKKCRWQFLLNSFGFDQEAANWRCGHCDNCRNSNK from the coding sequence ATGAATCCACCTGTAGCAACGTCTTGGCAAGCCGTCCGTAATGCCTTTCAACAAATTTGGGGTTACGATGATTTTCGTCCGCCACAAGGCGAAATAGTCAGCAGTTTATTAGCCAAAAAAGATGCGTTGATTATTATGCCTACAGGTGGCGGAAAATCAATTTGTTTTCAACTTCCCGCACTGCTACAAACAGGATTAACTTTAGTAGTTTCGCCCTTGGTAGCACTGATGGAAAACCAAGTACAGGAATTACTTCAGCAAAAACAAAAAGCAGCGCTTTTGCATAGTGAATTACCTACCTATCAACGCCGTGCAACACTCCAAGCTTTAGAAAGACAACAACTCAGATTACTGTATTTATCTCCAGAGACTTTATTGAGTGTGCCAGTCTGGGAAAAATTGTGTCATCCTAACTTACAAATTAATGGTTTAATATTAGATGAAGCCCATTGTTTAGTCCAGTGGGGAGATACATTTCGCCCAGCTTATCGCAGATTAGGCGCAGTCAGACCCGCATTACTCAAAACAAAACCACCGGGAACAAAAATCAGTATTGCTGCTTTTACCGCTACTGCTGACCCCGCAGCCCAAAAAACTATTCAAACAGTTTTACAATTACAGCAACCAGAAATTTTTCGCTTGAATCCCTACCGCCCAAATTTGCATCTCACTGTTCGCATAGCTTGGACACCACGCAGTCGAAAACAGCAATTATTAAAGTTTATTCAAAATCGCCCCAAACAATCGGGATTAATTTATGTTCGGACTAGAAAAGATAGCGAAAATTTAGCGGCATGGTTAGCAGAGATGGGTTACAATACTGCTAGTTATCATGCCGGATTGGGTGCAGCCGAACGCCGCAATGTAGAAGCTCAATGGCTAAGTGGTAAAATTCCCTTTGTTATTTGTACCTGTGCCTTTGGGATGGGGATAAATAAATCAGATGTCCGCTTTGTCGTCCATTTTCAAGCCCCATACCTCATATCTGAATATGTGCAAGAAATTGGTCGGGCTGGAAGAGATGGAAAACCAGCAGAAGCATTAACTTTGATCAGTGAACCTACAGGCTGGTTAGATCCAGAGGATAAGCAAAGACAGGAGTTCTTTGATCAACAAATGCGATCGCAACAACAAACAGCGCAGCAATTGGTCAAAAAACTACCCAAACAGGGAGAAGTCAATGCAGTAACCCGTGAATTTCGTGATGCTGCGATCGCCTTGGCTTTACTTCATAGCAGTGGTCAATTAAAATGGGTTGACCCTTTTCATTACACGATTGAGTCAGGGGTAAGAAATCAGCCAATAACACAATCACAACCTGCTAAACAAATGCAGCAATATTTGCATACTAAAAAATGTCGTTGGCAATTTTTACTAAATTCTTTTGGTTTTGACCAAGAAGCTGCTAATTGGCGTTGCGGACATTGTGATAATTGTCGAAATAGCAACAAATAA
- a CDS encoding nucleoside hydrolase — protein MIALENQTIPVIIDTDGGVDDALALIMALNSPQLDLKAVTVVAGNINVDQAANNVLRVVSIVEPDRLPIVAKGCEKPLEKPPFNAAGIHGADGLGELDRFQEADGTPRYPQLTMKPSEENAIDVLLKAAQEYGESLTIIALGPLTNLATAIQKDSTTMQKVGRIVIMGGAVTVPGNITAAAEFNFFVDPDAAQIVMESGIPLTLVGLDVAMKAPLSRQIVEDNLQRRPTKVSQFIADCTGIYMAFYRDNEGFYGCYLHDPLAMAVAIDPSLVTTELLYMMVETQGRFTTGMSLADRRDRRDEKTNPPNVDACLDVDTERFMQLFDQLV, from the coding sequence ATGATAGCCCTTGAAAATCAGACTATACCGGTAATAATAGACACGGACGGAGGTGTTGATGATGCCTTAGCTCTGATTATGGCCTTAAATTCACCGCAATTAGACCTGAAAGCCGTCACTGTTGTGGCAGGCAATATTAATGTTGATCAGGCGGCGAATAATGTCTTGCGTGTAGTCAGTATTGTTGAGCCGGATAGGTTGCCTATAGTTGCTAAAGGCTGTGAAAAGCCTCTGGAAAAACCACCATTTAACGCCGCAGGAATTCATGGGGCTGATGGTTTGGGTGAACTTGATCGTTTTCAGGAAGCTGATGGTACACCCCGCTATCCTCAACTGACTATGAAGCCATCTGAAGAGAATGCAATTGATGTACTACTGAAGGCTGCCCAAGAGTACGGCGAGAGTTTGACCATTATTGCATTAGGACCGCTCACGAATCTAGCCACAGCGATTCAGAAAGATAGTACAACCATGCAAAAAGTAGGGCGAATTGTGATCATGGGTGGGGCTGTGACTGTACCCGGAAATATTACAGCGGCTGCTGAATTTAACTTTTTTGTCGATCCTGATGCGGCTCAAATTGTGATGGAGTCGGGAATTCCTCTCACTTTAGTGGGTTTAGATGTGGCGATGAAAGCCCCCTTGTCTCGTCAAATTGTTGAAGATAATTTACAGCGTCGGCCTACAAAAGTTTCTCAGTTTATTGCCGACTGCACGGGAATTTATATGGCTTTTTATCGTGATAATGAAGGCTTTTATGGCTGTTATTTACACGATCCTTTGGCAATGGCGGTGGCAATTGATCCGAGTTTAGTAACGACAGAATTGCTATATATGATGGTGGAAACTCAAGGAAGATTTACAACAGGAATGTCACTTGCAGATCGACGCGATCGCCGCGATGAGAAAACTAATCCACCCAATGTAGATGCTTGTTTGGATGTGGATACGGAACGGTTTATGCAGCTATTTGATCAACTTGTTTGA
- a CDS encoding GNAT family N-acetyltransferase, with protein sequence MNTNICIFRRAEFQDLTTLVNSNQALAQEARGEKLDSQLLTSGIQAVLVDPHRGFYTVGEVENKTVAVALVTFEWSDWRNAWFWWLQDIYVEPRYRQQGIFHAFYTHIKTQAQAAKVCGLRLYVYKGNIRAQEVYARVGMNPSNSVMFEEYL encoded by the coding sequence ATGAACACTAATATCTGCATTTTTCGCCGGGCAGAATTTCAGGATTTGACAACATTAGTCAACTCTAATCAAGCATTAGCTCAGGAAGCTAGAGGTGAGAAACTTGATTCACAACTTCTCACCTCCGGAATTCAAGCAGTGTTGGTTGACCCTCACCGTGGCTTTTATACAGTTGGCGAAGTTGAAAATAAAACAGTCGCTGTCGCTCTAGTAACCTTTGAGTGGAGTGACTGGAGAAATGCTTGGTTCTGGTGGTTACAAGATATCTACGTTGAACCCAGGTATCGTCAGCAAGGGATTTTTCATGCTTTTTACACCCATATAAAAACTCAAGCACAAGCAGCAAAAGTCTGTGGACTACGCTTATATGTCTACAAAGGTAATATCAGAGCGCAGGAGGTTTATGCAAGGGTGGGGATGAATCCTTCAAACTCTGTCATGTTTGAGGAATACCTCTAA
- the surE gene encoding 5'/3'-nucleotidase SurE — translation MKLLVSNDDGVSALGIRTLANGLAEAGHDVTVVCPDRERSATGHGLTMHQPIRAELIESVFHPAVNAWACDGTPSDCVKLALWALLDSPPDLVLSGINQGANLGTEVLYSGTVSAAMEGVIEGIPSIALSLTSHTSKDFQPAAKFAQILVEKIAVQPLPELMLLNVNVPAVNWDKIAGVTFTRQGVRRYVDVFDKRVDPRGKIYYWLTGEVLEEVEPPLGLNLSDNVPIDIHVIRNNYISITPLQYNLTYPTGLNSLSEWEFQLP, via the coding sequence ATGAAATTACTCGTTAGTAATGATGATGGAGTTTCTGCCTTGGGTATTCGTACCCTAGCGAACGGCTTGGCAGAAGCAGGCCATGATGTCACTGTAGTTTGCCCTGATCGGGAGCGATCAGCCACTGGACATGGACTAACCATGCACCAACCCATTCGTGCCGAACTCATCGAATCAGTGTTTCATCCTGCTGTCAATGCTTGGGCTTGTGATGGTACTCCCTCAGATTGCGTAAAATTGGCACTTTGGGCTTTGCTAGATTCTCCCCCGGATTTGGTGCTATCTGGCATTAATCAAGGCGCAAATTTGGGAACTGAAGTTCTTTATTCGGGTACTGTTTCGGCGGCTATGGAAGGTGTAATTGAAGGCATACCCAGCATAGCCTTAAGTCTCACCAGCCACACATCCAAAGATTTTCAACCTGCTGCCAAGTTTGCCCAAATTCTTGTAGAAAAAATAGCAGTACAACCCCTACCAGAATTGATGTTGCTGAATGTCAACGTTCCCGCCGTCAATTGGGACAAAATTGCCGGAGTGACTTTTACCCGTCAAGGAGTGCGCCGCTACGTTGATGTTTTTGATAAGCGCGTCGATCCTCGGGGCAAAATCTACTACTGGTTAACCGGAGAAGTTTTGGAAGAAGTGGAACCACCCTTAGGTTTAAATCTATCTGACAACGTACCTATTGATATCCATGTCATCCGCAACAACTACATCAGTATCACCCCATTACAATATAATCTCACCTATCCTACAGGATTAAATAGCTTGTCTGAGTGGGAATTCCAACTTCCGTAA
- a CDS encoding PLP-dependent aminotransferase family protein — translation MDLAIALNSNSPVPLHQQLYQELRQAILNGRLSPGVRIPSTRSLAKSLSISRTTVTQSYEQLLSEGYLTTILGSGTFVCAQLPDDLLDSTPIESSQTITRLPVKLNRYGMILADTENVPRIAAPDTEINFRYGQPAIDQFPLKLWRRLLSRYFYTNLSWLDYSTEPLGYKPLREAIACYLSRSRAVKCETDQVLIVNGTQQGLNLIMRLLIEPGDMIALEDPGYMSARLIFQTQGAELLPIPVDDSGLIVKELVNYTSKPIPLVYVTPSHQFPTGAILSLPRRLELLAWAQQTGGLIIEDDYDSEYRYGDRPIPALQGLDRSDSVLYIGTFSKVMFPGLRIGYLVLPKNLVAIFARAKWLSDRHLPILEQQALADFITEGHLERHIRKMRSLYEQRCQVLVKALNVHLGEKVTILGEKAGIHLMVKIDSHLSDNEIIHRAAQMGVGIMSAKSQYLKPDHTGEFIFGYGELTEQQLAEGIRRFAQIFAS, via the coding sequence ATGGATCTAGCGATCGCTCTGAATAGTAATTCCCCTGTACCTCTGCATCAGCAGCTATACCAAGAACTGCGTCAAGCCATACTCAACGGACGATTGTCGCCTGGTGTCCGTATTCCGTCAACGCGATCTCTTGCCAAATCTTTGAGTATTTCTCGTACTACTGTGACTCAAAGCTATGAACAACTTTTGAGTGAAGGTTATTTGACAACAATTTTGGGTTCTGGAACCTTTGTTTGCGCTCAACTTCCCGATGATTTGCTGGATTCCACACCCATAGAATCGAGCCAAACAATTACCCGTTTACCAGTTAAATTAAATCGGTACGGGATGATTTTAGCTGACACTGAAAATGTGCCGAGAATCGCCGCACCTGATACCGAGATTAACTTCCGCTACGGACAACCAGCCATAGACCAATTTCCCCTCAAGCTGTGGCGCAGATTACTATCGCGTTACTTTTACACTAATTTGAGTTGGCTGGATTATTCTACAGAACCTTTGGGTTACAAACCTTTGCGAGAGGCGATCGCTTGTTATCTTTCCCGTTCCCGTGCTGTTAAATGCGAAACAGATCAAGTGCTGATTGTCAATGGGACTCAGCAAGGACTCAATTTAATTATGCGGCTATTAATTGAGCCTGGGGATATGATTGCACTTGAAGATCCGGGCTATATGAGCGCACGTTTGATTTTTCAGACTCAAGGCGCTGAACTTTTGCCGATTCCTGTAGATGATTCCGGCTTGATAGTCAAAGAACTGGTCAACTATACCAGCAAACCCATTCCTCTTGTATATGTCACACCTTCCCACCAATTCCCCACAGGAGCAATTTTATCTTTACCTCGCCGTTTAGAACTATTAGCTTGGGCGCAGCAAACCGGGGGATTGATTATTGAGGATGACTATGATAGTGAATATCGCTATGGTGACAGACCAATTCCAGCTTTACAAGGTTTAGATCGTAGTGATTCAGTCCTGTACATTGGGACTTTTTCAAAAGTGATGTTTCCCGGATTGCGGATTGGCTATTTAGTATTACCAAAGAATTTAGTTGCTATATTTGCCCGTGCTAAGTGGTTAAGCGATCGCCATTTACCAATCTTAGAACAGCAAGCACTTGCAGATTTTATCACCGAAGGACATTTAGAACGTCATATTAGAAAGATGCGATCGCTTTATGAACAGCGTTGTCAAGTCCTGGTGAAGGCGTTAAACGTTCACCTGGGAGAAAAAGTAACTATTTTAGGCGAAAAAGCCGGAATCCATTTAATGGTAAAAATAGACAGCCATCTTAGCGATAATGAAATTATACATCGTGCTGCCCAAATGGGCGTAGGGATTATGTCTGCTAAATCCCAATATCTTAAACCTGATCATACTGGTGAGTTTATATTCGGCTATGGTGAATTGACAGAACAACAGCTAGCTGAGGGGATTCGTAGATTCGCTCAAATCTTTGCTAGTTAA
- a CDS encoding bifunctional UDP-sugar hydrolase/5'-nucleotidase produces MMNTERFKSFTILHSNDMHGDFLAEATGLEEGHVIGGMSLLSGYINQVRQEEKNVLFVIAGDMLQGSTIDSEYQGISTIEIMNYLAPDVVTLGNHELDYGLPHLLFLEKMANFPIVNANLYIKKYNRRLMNPYIILNVDGFDIMFIGIVTEEALRTLKRDRNIGTFINLEDAASEIGKICNAYKNDDIDLTVILTHIGFEEDKKLAAMLNPEWGVDMIIGGHSHTFLEQPAEVNNILIAQAGVGTDQIGRFDIVVDDDTNSIVEWKWQLLPVDNNLALPDLEIEKLIASFKEDVDRKYNRLIGRLAHKMTHPKREQETELGNLIADIFAQLDSLDVVFVASGSIRGQELGPPVTLSDLKTVFPYQDTLHKFRVTGVHLTQIFAHIMRPENRIEGQSEYFQVNQGIKAVYNDALHSLESLSIQEQAVQDNQHYTICMDGYRYQNSAQNLGITHAELTKLADPKVIVTNYQDVLEEYLSHHQNLNSHIEGRLVYK; encoded by the coding sequence ATGATGAACACAGAACGATTTAAAAGTTTCACGATTTTACATTCCAATGATATGCATGGAGACTTTCTGGCAGAGGCTACAGGTCTTGAAGAGGGTCATGTTATTGGTGGTATGTCCCTGCTTTCCGGATATATCAATCAGGTGCGTCAGGAAGAGAAAAACGTGCTGTTTGTTATTGCTGGTGATATGCTCCAAGGCTCGACGATTGATTCGGAATACCAAGGGATTTCCACCATAGAAATCATGAATTACCTCGCTCCTGATGTCGTCACCTTGGGAAACCACGAATTAGATTATGGGTTGCCTCATTTATTATTCTTGGAAAAGATGGCAAATTTTCCTATAGTGAATGCCAACTTATACATTAAAAAGTATAACCGCCGCTTGATGAATCCATACATTATCCTCAATGTTGATGGATTTGATATTATGTTCATAGGAATTGTGACGGAAGAAGCTCTGAGAACATTAAAACGTGACAGGAATATTGGCACTTTTATTAATCTAGAAGATGCGGCATCAGAAATTGGTAAGATTTGCAACGCCTACAAAAACGATGATATTGACTTAACCGTTATTCTCACCCACATAGGTTTTGAAGAAGATAAAAAACTGGCAGCAATGCTAAATCCAGAATGGGGTGTGGATATGATCATCGGCGGACATTCCCATACATTTTTAGAACAACCAGCTGAAGTTAATAATATTCTGATTGCCCAAGCTGGAGTAGGGACAGACCAGATCGGACGTTTTGATATTGTAGTTGATGACGATACGAATAGCATCGTTGAATGGAAATGGCAACTCCTTCCAGTTGATAATAATCTGGCTCTGCCTGATCTGGAAATCGAAAAGCTGATTGCTTCTTTCAAAGAAGATGTAGACCGCAAGTATAATCGCTTGATTGGACGATTAGCCCATAAAATGACCCATCCCAAGCGTGAACAAGAAACTGAATTGGGAAACTTAATCGCTGATATTTTTGCTCAACTTGATAGTTTGGATGTGGTTTTTGTTGCGAGTGGTTCAATCCGAGGACAAGAATTAGGACCTCCAGTAACTTTGAGTGATCTGAAAACTGTTTTCCCTTATCAAGATACTCTTCATAAATTTCGAGTGACTGGGGTACACTTAACCCAGATATTTGCCCATATTATGAGACCGGAAAACCGCATAGAGGGTCAGAGTGAGTATTTTCAGGTCAACCAAGGGATTAAAGCAGTTTACAATGATGCCCTGCATAGTCTGGAATCCTTAAGTATTCAGGAACAAGCTGTACAAGACAATCAACATTACACCATTTGTATGGATGGCTATCGTTACCAAAATTCGGCTCAGAATTTAGGCATTACCCATGCAGAATTAACAAAATTAGCCGACCCAAAAGTAATTGTCACCAATTATCAGGATGTCCTAGAAGAATACTTGAGTCATCATCAAAATCTTAACAGTCATATCGAAGGACGATTAGTTTACAAGTAG
- a CDS encoding 2-isopropylmalate synthase, which translates to MTNKAEQIIIFDTTLRDGEQCPGATLNIDEKLAIAKQLSRLGVDVIEAGFAFASPGDFQAVQKIAQLVGTEDGPVICSLARAIKADIAAAAEALKPAVHGRIHTFISTSDIHLEYQLRKSRAEVLAIAEEMVAYAKSFMADVEFSPMDAARSDPQFLYQVLERAIAAGATTVNIPDTVGYMTPSEFGGMIKGIKDHVPNIDQAIISVHGHNDLGLAVANFLEAIKNGATQLECTINGIGERAGNASLEELVMALHVRRQYFNPFLGRPTESEEPLTNIDTRQIYKTSRLVSNLTGMLVQPNKAIVGANAFAHESGIHQDGVLKNKLTYEIMDAQLIGLTDNQIVLGKHSGRNAFRSRLTELGFELSETELNKAFVRFKDVADKKKEITDWDLEAIVNDEIQQAPDLFRVELVQISCGNNAQPTATVTLRTPAGEELTDAAIGTGPVDAVYKAINRVVNVPNQLIEFSVQSVTEGIDALGEVTIRLRHDSRVFSGHAANTDIIVASAQAYVNALNRLYASLQTQEKQEEVTAQKI; encoded by the coding sequence ATGACTAACAAAGCCGAGCAAATTATCATTTTTGATACGACTCTCAGAGATGGAGAACAATGTCCTGGAGCAACTTTAAATATAGATGAAAAGCTAGCGATCGCCAAACAATTATCCCGTTTAGGCGTAGATGTAATTGAGGCAGGTTTTGCCTTTGCGAGTCCGGGAGATTTTCAAGCTGTGCAGAAAATTGCTCAACTTGTGGGGACAGAAGATGGCCCGGTAATTTGTAGTTTAGCTAGAGCGATTAAAGCAGATATTGCAGCCGCAGCCGAGGCGTTGAAACCAGCAGTTCACGGCCGGATTCACACATTTATTTCGACTTCGGATATTCATTTAGAGTATCAGCTGCGGAAATCACGCGCCGAAGTTTTAGCGATCGCCGAAGAAATGGTAGCTTATGCTAAGTCATTCATGGCAGATGTGGAATTTTCGCCAATGGATGCGGCGCGTTCTGATCCGCAATTTCTTTATCAAGTATTAGAGCGCGCGATCGCAGCTGGCGCAACAACAGTTAACATTCCTGACACTGTAGGTTACATGACCCCCAGTGAATTTGGGGGAATGATTAAAGGCATTAAAGATCATGTCCCCAATATTGATCAAGCAATTATTTCCGTACACGGACATAACGATTTAGGTTTAGCAGTTGCCAACTTCCTCGAAGCGATCAAAAATGGTGCAACTCAATTAGAATGTACCATCAATGGCATTGGTGAACGAGCCGGAAATGCCTCCTTAGAAGAATTAGTCATGGCTTTGCACGTCCGGCGACAATATTTCAATCCCTTCTTAGGAAGACCGACAGAATCGGAAGAACCACTAACTAATATTGACACCCGTCAAATTTATAAAACCTCCCGTCTAGTTTCTAATTTGACAGGAATGTTAGTGCAACCCAATAAAGCTATTGTCGGGGCAAATGCCTTTGCTCATGAGTCTGGAATTCACCAAGATGGGGTTTTAAAAAACAAGCTCACCTACGAAATCATGGATGCTCAATTGATTGGTTTAACAGACAATCAAATTGTATTGGGCAAACATTCCGGCAGAAATGCTTTCCGTAGCCGTTTGACAGAGTTGGGCTTTGAACTATCAGAAACCGAATTAAATAAAGCCTTCGTCAGGTTTAAAGACGTAGCCGACAAAAAGAAAGAAATTACCGATTGGGATTTGGAAGCTATTGTAAATGATGAAATTCAACAAGCTCCTGATTTGTTCCGTGTCGAGTTAGTGCAAATTTCCTGCGGTAATAATGCTCAACCTACTGCTACAGTTACCCTCCGCACCCCAGCCGGTGAAGAATTGACTGATGCGGCCATTGGTACTGGGCCAGTAGATGCTGTTTACAAGGCTATTAATCGCGTAGTCAACGTACCTAATCAGTTGATTGAGTTCTCTGTACAGTCAGTCACAGAAGGAATTGATGCTTTAGGGGAAGTTACTATTCGTCTCCGACATGATTCTAGAGTGTTTTCTGGTCATGCGGCGAATACAGATATTATTGTTGCTTCGGCTCAAGCTTATGTGAATGCACTAAATCGTCTTTATGCATCTTTGCAAACTCAAGAAAAGCAAGAAGAAGTAACTGCACAGAAAATTTAG
- the pheS gene encoding phenylalanine--tRNA ligase subunit alpha yields MTSNLEAQLLALRQEGEQAIAATDTLERLEELRINYLGKKGQLGALLRSMGQMSAEERPKIGAIANTVKESLQNSLDQQRAALESAKIQAQLEAETLDVTMPGIYSPQGRIHPLNGIIDRALDIFVGMGYTVAEGPEMETDYYNFEALNTPPDHPARDMQDTFYLPDGNLLRTHTSSVQIRYMEKEEPPIRVVAPGRVYRRDNVDATHSAVFHQIELLAIDEGLTFTDLKGTVKVFLQAIFGDLPIRFRASYFPFTEPSAEVDLQWNGRWLEVMGCGMVDPNVMKSVGYDPEIYTGFAAGFGVERFAMVLHQIDDIRRLYASDLRFLQQF; encoded by the coding sequence ATGACTAGCAATTTAGAGGCTCAACTTTTAGCACTGCGCCAAGAAGGAGAACAAGCGATCGCTGCCACTGATACCCTAGAACGTCTAGAGGAACTCAGAATTAACTATCTGGGTAAAAAAGGGCAACTGGGGGCGTTATTGCGAAGTATGGGACAAATGAGTGCGGAGGAAAGACCAAAAATTGGGGCGATCGCCAATACAGTCAAAGAGTCCCTACAAAATAGTCTAGACCAACAACGCGCTGCTTTAGAATCCGCCAAAATTCAAGCACAGCTAGAGGCGGAAACTCTCGATGTGACTATGCCGGGAATTTACAGTCCCCAAGGTCGGATTCATCCACTCAATGGGATTATTGACCGAGCGCTGGATATTTTTGTGGGCATGGGCTACACCGTAGCAGAGGGTCCAGAGATGGAAACAGATTATTATAATTTTGAGGCATTAAATACTCCACCTGATCACCCCGCCCGTGATATGCAGGATACCTTCTACCTTCCAGATGGTAATCTTCTCCGTACACATACTTCATCAGTACAAATTCGCTACATGGAAAAAGAGGAACCACCCATCCGGGTTGTAGCCCCAGGGCGAGTTTATCGGCGAGATAATGTCGATGCTACTCACTCGGCGGTTTTCCATCAAATAGAACTTTTAGCAATCGATGAAGGTTTAACGTTTACAGACCTCAAAGGTACTGTCAAGGTGTTTTTGCAAGCCATATTTGGTGATTTACCAATTCGTTTCCGTGCCAGTTATTTCCCCTTTACAGAACCTTCGGCTGAAGTAGATTTGCAGTGGAATGGGCGCTGGTTAGAGGTGATGGGCTGCGGAATGGTCGATCCAAATGTGATGAAGTCTGTAGGTTATGACCCGGAAATTTACACTGGGTTTGCTGCTGGTTTCGGTGTAGAACGTTTTGCAATGGTATTACACCAAATTGATGATATCCGCCGCTTGTACGCTAGCGATTTAAGATTCTTGCAGCAGTTTTAA
- a CDS encoding pyridoxamine 5'-phosphate oxidase family protein, which yields MNEIHQEQLTPTQRSQIKRVPQRGNYERQVIYDILDEGLICHVGFAVDNQPFVIPTAYGRVEDKLYIHGSPASRMLKSLQTGIEVCLTVTLLDGLVLARSAFHHSMNYRSVVVFGTATIVKDAEEKLAALKAFTNHVMPKRWDNVRTPNRQEMQGTLVLSLSLTEASAKVRTGPPLDDEADYALPVWAGVLPLKLVTGEAIADSRVPSTINIPVEVENYTR from the coding sequence ATGAATGAAATTCATCAGGAACAGTTAACACCTACACAACGCAGTCAAATCAAGCGCGTACCTCAAAGGGGAAATTATGAACGTCAGGTAATCTATGACATTTTAGATGAAGGTTTAATTTGTCATGTGGGATTTGCGGTAGATAATCAGCCTTTTGTGATTCCTACTGCTTATGGTCGGGTAGAAGACAAATTATATATTCATGGTTCACCAGCTAGTCGAATGTTGAAATCTCTGCAAACTGGTATCGAAGTTTGCTTGACTGTGACTCTATTAGATGGACTAGTCCTGGCGCGTTCGGCGTTCCATCATTCCATGAACTACCGTTCAGTAGTAGTATTTGGGACAGCAACTATAGTTAAAGATGCTGAAGAAAAATTAGCAGCCCTCAAAGCCTTTACTAATCATGTAATGCCCAAACGGTGGGACAATGTGCGGACACCCAACCGCCAGGAAATGCAGGGAACTCTGGTACTTTCCCTATCTTTAACAGAAGCATCTGCCAAAGTGCGGACAGGGCCACCCTTAGATGATGAAGCCGACTATGCTTTACCTGTGTGGGCTGGTGTTTTGCCATTAAAATTAGTGACTGGGGAAGCGATCGCTGATTCTCGTGTACCATCAACCATTAATATACCTGTAGAGGTAGAAAACTATACTCGTTGA